The genomic window AATGATTTATAATATCTCGCATTTTTAAATTCACTCATATTTAAACCCATTAGTTTTACATAAGAAGCATTTATGAATTTTTGAATAAATGATGGAAACTCTTTTTTAGCGAATTTTCCGAAATTTAGAGAAATTAGATTTGTTATATGCATTATTTTCCTTTTTTAAATCAATTAAGTAGTTATTTTAGCTGTTTTTTCTTCTTAAATTGCTTTAATAAAAATTTAGCTAATCTTGCACTATTAATTTATCAAATTTTTTAAGGATTTTTTTATGTATAAAATAGTTGTAGCAAATCAATGTGGGTGTTTTAAAAATAGTAATTTACAAAATAATTTAACTTTTGAATCAAAAGATGAAGCTTTAAGTAAAGCAATAGAGATGAAAAATTTCATGAATAAAGATTTCTGTAAAAAACATGAATTTGAACTTCAAGAAATGTTCAATAATTTTGTAATTTCATTCTATACAGGAGCACGTGATAACTGTTGTGGAAATGGTTGTTGTATGTAAATAAAAGATGAAACCTATTTTATTAAATAGGTTTCTCTAATTTACCAAGCTCTTTTTGAATATCCTCTATTAAATTTATACTATTAATCAATTTATCAAAATTACTCTTTTTACCCGCAATAAAACTATTACTTTGTTTAGAACTTGAATGTATTTTCAAAAATGATTCATTTATTTCATTCATATTTAGTGAAACTTTTGATAATTTATCACTTGAGCTATTTATAACTTCTGAAACACTTTCGATACCTTTTATCGCCACATTAACAGAAGCATTTGTTTCAGATAAACTTATTTGTGTTTTTTTAGCAAGTTTTTTTACTTCATCAGCAACAACTGCAAAGCCATTTCCATATTCACCAGCATGAGCGGCTTCAATTGCAGCATTTAATGCTAAAAGATTTGTTTGAATTGCAATTGCTGAAATTGAAGATAATACTTTTTTAATATCAGCTGCATTTGAAGTTAAAACATTCATATCAGCTACAAGATTATTATTTTGTTCAACATTATGAGTAATATCTTTTGTAAACATTACAAAATTTTCTAATACTTTATCAATAACTTTGTTATCTTCAGTTGTATTTTCATACACAAAATTTAGAATTTTCACCATATCTTGAATTAAAGGGAAAGTCTCTTTTAAATTTTCTAATAATTCTGTTCTAACCTTTGATAAAAGTTGATATTGATGGATTTCTCTTTGTTTATAATATGAATGATAAGAAGCATATTTATCCACAAAATTATCTGCAAAATCATCATAAAAATCACTGTTTTCTTCTACTTGATAGAAAAATAGTGCAGTTAATGTCTGATTGATATTTAAGCCTAATAATTCTCCAAAAGTTGAACTTCCTGCTAAAGGAATGTCATTAAAAGTTTTTAATGAGTTAAGATTTTTTGAATTAAATAATCTTCTTAATATACAATCATTAAATATTGCACCAATTGGTTTTTCTTTTTTTGTTGAAGAATATATAGCAAAATCTCTGTCTGTTTGGCTCACAAACTCTTTATTTTTTACTAAATATAAAATATCTCCAAAAGATATATCACAAAAAAATGAAATATTCTTATTTGCAATATCTAAATTTGAAACAGATCTTATATATAATTCATCATCTAATTTAATAGCAAAACTATATTCAGCTAATAGTGCTGGTAAATTTTCTAAATCACATCTAAATGTTTTACACAAAGCATCCACAAAATTTATAATTTTATTATCGCTTGGGTTCAAAACACTTTGAACACTTCTATTTAACATATTTGATTGAGCAACT from Arcobacter venerupis includes these protein-coding regions:
- a CDS encoding methyl-accepting chemotaxis protein encodes the protein MNDFIKVVNLEENDINADVINNLYFKDNAPKLVLGFISPHINFESISKKIKSLLPSSTKLVLTTTAGELCTFNLDKKRDYLYNDASTTWKNIVLQSFSDEIIDKVEILTVPLFSENITNQNITHKERIKKISDEISKLHIPFKINHDHTFALTFVDGLSNSESFFTEAVYKSGKLPCLLIGGSAGGKLDFKETYIFNNSEPVRHKAVITLVKLKENIKYGVFKSQSCDETDVSFLVAQSNMLNRSVQSVLNPSDNKIINFVDALCKTFRCDLENLPALLAEYSFAIKLDDELYIRSVSNLDIANKNISFFCDISFGDILYLVKNKEFVSQTDRDFAIYSSTKKEKPIGAIFNDCILRRLFNSKNLNSLKTFNDIPLAGSSTFGELLGLNINQTLTALFFYQVEENSDFYDDFADNFVDKYASYHSYYKQREIHQYQLLSKVRTELLENLKETFPLIQDMVKILNFVYENTTEDNKVIDKVLENFVMFTKDITHNVEQNNNLVADMNVLTSNAADIKKVLSSISAIAIQTNLLALNAAIEAAHAGEYGNGFAVVADEVKKLAKKTQISLSETNASVNVAIKGIESVSEVINSSSDKLSKVSLNMNEINESFLKIHSSSKQSNSFIAGKKSNFDKLINSINLIEDIQKELGKLEKPI